AGCAAATCTTCGTAACTCCCCCTTGAAGCCGGAATTGGTGGCAACCTGTAGTGCAAAAATCTCGATCACATCTTCTGTTCTAAATGCAAGCTCTTTGATCTCATCCACCCATCCTCGCACTCTTTTATCTTGAATATGTTTCTTATCAGCTTCTTTCAAGAAATTCTGCATTCTTTTGAGGTCACTTTGAAGTTGTTTGATTTGACCGCGTACTCCATATAAGAGTTTGGATTCAGAGATTAACAAAGCTCCAACTCTTTCCACAGCAAATGAGACTATTGCATCGGCCATTTCTACAGTATTCGAAACAGATTTCAGAAAAAGAAGCAAAAGAAGATGAAAACCAGGCTTTAAAATTTAGAGTATTTTTAACACAAGAACTCGTGACTACTTTATAAAGAGTAAAAACAGAACGACTTGTCCTCCACTTTCTTTAACTGCTTGTTTGTTGCTTTGTTCTTCCACATTCTTCCTAGCTTTGTAATCTTTATTCTTTGCTTTGCTTGCAGattaaagattcttcatttgcAGTCGTACGCGGCTTCGTTTGTtctctatattctttttctgTTTGACAGATGTTCGCTGTTGTTTAACATGATACTGTCAATCCTGATGAGGTGGTTGCTCAACTCGCCTCTGTTTTTAACAGGGGAGGTGAAgcagtttgatttgatttatgtAACAGACAGAGAAGCAGCTGAAGGAGCTTGGAGAAAAAGATGTCATGGCTGCCTTGAACAGGAAGGGAGCTAGGCCAATCCCTCTACGGCTCTACAATCAACCTGGTGCTGCTCCTGCAGCTTGTGGAGCAGATGCTCCATCATAGTATACAGAAAGGCATCATACATATTACATAGGCATCTATCTATAGCTAAACGAGGAATGTGACGAACTTTGTAGAAATCTTGGCCTTTCACGCCATCTTGAACTTTGTAGAactttgtaaataaaaaaaggaaaagggatatttattgataaaatacgTAGAAATGTTGGCAAGACGTTCCAGCAACAgacaaacaaatcaaattgatCCCACAGCCAACAAGGCAACAATTTCATTTCACATGATGCAGTGATACAAACAGCGGGCCACCGTGATGCTAGTCAAAGTCATATATTATCCGAGGAATGTGACGAATTTTGTAGAAATCTTGGCCTTCCACGCCATCTATCACCTTAATTTTATCTGTGAATTCTTTTAGCATAGATATAATATAGAGTTGTTTTAAGGAAGTCAAGTGTTTCAAACCTTCTGGAAGCATCTCCAACTCTAAGCACTTCCTAATAAACAAATGAGTGAGATTTGGCATGGCTCCTTGTTCCAACCTCCATTTTCTTAACCTTTTATATTCACCGAAAAATAGTGTCTCAAGTTTCGGAAAACTCACAGAAGAACACACTATCTCCCCGTCCAAATAAGTGTTTTTCACTAAAGATAGAGTTAAAAAACGTAGGTTGGGAAGATTTCCTAATAATATCATTGGATTTTCCTCAAATATAAACCCGTCCAAGGTTAGCTCGGTGAGACGTCTAGAGAAACGAGTGCAGTCGTACACCTTCGGAATTACGCATACAGATGCCCGTATGTATAACGAATCCATGAAACTACACTCCAAAAGTACAACCAAACCAACTTCTGTTTCACTGTCAACAATTCCAATTTTCACGTGATGCGATTCCCTCAATTTGGCATTGCCAAAATCAATAATAGTCTGTGTCGTGAGGTTTTCCTCGACTGTCATATATCCTGTAAAAGCTTTGAGTTTGGGTAATTGAAAGAGATCATGTGCTTCACAATACTTTGAGTTGAAACCGTAGAACAGTTCTAGCTCATTTAAACCTTCCGATCTCAACTTCTTAGCTCCACCTCCAACTGACATATCACGTGGGAGGTACAAATGTATTAACAACTTGAGCTTCCAAAGAACATTTGGTATGCTCAAGGCACCACCTCGCGTTCTTACATCAAGGGTTTCCAAATTTCGTAGCTTCCCTATTGACGCTGGCAATATATCCAACTCACAACGTTCTAAACTCAAATACTTCAAGTAAACTAGCTCCGACAGGCTTCTTACATTTTCCTTGCTTAATTTAAAGTTCTTGGCTGTAAAAACTCGGAGCAGTTTAAATTTTTCAAGAGTAAATATATTGTTGGGCCACACTGGAGGGTCGAGCTTCCAACCATTCCAAATGAAAAGAGATCGAATTTGTGCAAGTACTTGTCGATCATAAGGTTCTAACACATCTCTGTTAGCATTATATGAGCGAACACACAATCTGCGTACTATGCCTGCTCTGGATCCAATGTCAAGTTTGCTCTCTAAATCAATAACATTCATTACTCCTTCCTCTTTTACTTTAGACCAGCACATATCTTGAATAAGATCATGAACAACACATGTTTTGTGCTTGGGCCAAGACTCATTTGCTAATCTATATGTTTTAATTGTCACAAGACTTCGGTGTGCTAATTCATCCAAATAGCGTTCTGCTACTTCCAACATCATCTCTCCTTGTGCTCTATCTTCCACTGATATCAGACCCTCTGCCATCCAAATAATGTACAATTCCTCGGTGTCAATGATTTCATCCTCTTTATAATTGGCGAAACAAAGAAAACAATGTCGCAAACGAGATGGTAGATTATCATAACTCAAGCCCAAAACCCGCTTCACAGTGTAGTATTCATTATCCTCAGTGACTCCCTTGCCCTTGGCCAAGTAGAAAGTAATATCATTATTTATTTTCTCCCACTCTCTCACCAATTGTTTGCCTTTCAAAATTCCTCCCAGCGATGATATAGCAAGTGGTAAACCTTTGCATCTTCTAACCATGTTCCTTCCGATTCTTTCCATCTCCGAGGCCACCAGTAGCTctgcaaaaacaaaaaaatatgtatGGCATGTATGATTATAGTATAAGTTACATTATAAACATTAACTACTCTCTCCATTCCTATATATCAGACGTTTTATACTTTTGTTTTCCTTTATATATGACGCTTTACATTTTCAATGCATATTAAATGTCAtctttttcatcaaatgcccCCATGAAATGCACTCTTAAGTTGTAAGGGCATACAAGTAAAAACAAGATCATAGTTAATGCTTTGTAGAGTATAGAAAGCCACTCCTTGGTCTCAACAAAATACTTAGGCCCTGTTTGGGAgttagctgttagcggttagctgtAGCTGATTGAATgagctgttttgactagctgattgaattagctgttttgactagctgattgaaattAGCTGTTTTGGaaaaaagtgtttggtaaatagctgattgaattagctgtttgtaCTTTATCCAGACACATTGCCAATCATCTAATTGAAAAAGCTCCTCCtattagctttttcaaaattagctttttggatccaaaaagctatTTCAATaagctaactaccaaacacatCCATTAGCTTTTTCATTTGGTCAAACATCTAATttgatccaaaaagctaatttcaTCTCAAAAAGCTAACTTCCAAACACCCCCTTAGCTTAAAACgactaataataaaaaaatagagggagtattaattttcTTTCATACTTGTTGAATTACTTCAACCACTGCCTTATCAACCACATATCATTATACttcaacacaaaattcacatAACAAGCTGCTCGCCAGTTGCCAATCCAGGAGCTGGAGAACTATGCAGTCTTGCAGACACACCATTTTATTTTGTTGGTGACATGAAAAAGTAGCAACAACTTCAATATTTACTCTTTATACTTGTATACACATTTTCTAAGGTAAATTACTTGGGAGATCTGTTTTTCTTGTAATCACCTACAAGTATCAAGTATGTGGTTCAAAATAATAAGTACATATCACGCTCTTATATACATTCATATCAGTTGACAAAAACGAGAGTTTGTAGAAGTAACCTGGCTGGTCATATATTCTTGTTTTCCTAGAAAGTAGCTGCCAGCCCTCATCTTCTGTCAAACCCGGGATCTTACAAACTGACCCAATTTCTGCCACAGATAAGTAACGAGTGGTGAGTAAGATCTTGCAACCACTAGTCGTCTCACCAAGTGGAAATGCAGGCTGCAACATTCTCCAAGAATCAACATTCCAGATGTCGTCAATAACTATTAAACACTTCTTTTCTAGTTGAACTCTGCGTAGTCCATCGACcaattcagtatcctccatgtTTGAAACTTCCCCCTCCCTACCATCAGGGAGAAGTTGTGTAAGGATTCCTTTAAGAACTTTTTCTCTGTCAAATTGCTGGCTGATACAAACCCACGCAAAAGCTTCGAAGTGATCTCTGATTTCAACATGGTTATAAAGTTTTTGAGCGAGTGTAGTTTTCCCTTGGCCTCCCATTCCCCAGAGTGAAACTACTTCATGtttctcatctttcttcttcaaatcAGATACCAGCTGATCTATTTCCTTCTCCATTCCAACAAAATCCTTTTCAACATCATGAGAATAAAAAATTCTTTGTGGAACTGAGGTTTCTCCTTGTTCGAGTCCTGTAATACCAAATGTTGGTAGACTCTGTTGGATATCAGCTAGTTTAGCTTTTATTCCATTGATATCCATAGCAACTTTGTGGCGGCTTATCAAGTGACATGTGATGCAAGCTGATCTTCGTAGCGCTTCCTTGAAGCCCGATCCACCAGCTTGTAGTGCAAAAAGCTCAATAACATCTTCTGTTCTGAAGGCAAGCTCTTTGATCTCATTCACCCAGCCTCGCACTCTTTCATCTTGAATTTGTCTCTTTTCagcttcttttaaaaaattctgCATTCGCTTGAGGTCATCCCGAACCTCATTCACTTGGTTGGTCACTCCGGATAAGAGTTTAGATTCGGAGATTAACAGATCTCCGAGTCTTTCAACTGCGAAAGATACTACTGCGTCGGCCATTTCTACAGTATCAGAAACCAAATTCAATAATTGAAGCAAAAGAAGAGGAACAGCAGACAAAGATAAGATGCATTATTAGTAAACCGCTAACCATTGGTAAAGACTAGAGAGTAAACTTCAGAGTTGTGGCCAAAGTTTACATCGATTTTCAAAACATTGGCTAGAgttctaaattctcaaaaagatggCTAAACTTTGGCttcgctttttaaaagtgtggcttcCGTTAAATGTCACCAACGGCAGCCAAACGGCagccacatttttgaaaagTGGACCAAAATTTGGCCacttttctgagaatttggaactcatTTTCACCCTTTtgttcatttcaaattctcagaaaagTGGCCAAATTTTGGTtctcttttcaaaaatatggctTTAACAGTTTGGccatctttttgagaatttgaaactctgaccaactttttaaaaatcggtgTAAATTTTGGGCACAACTTTGAGGTTTACTCAAGACCACAAATCACAATAGTACAACTGCTTTTCGAATGCTACTATTCAAAGAAAAATCTATATCTTTGTGGAAaagatatactccctccttcaTAATGTGACGTATAAATGTATTTGCATGTATTTCCATACCCCTAAAAAATACTTCTTatgtcccaatgaattgtatacagtttcttttttgagacgttccaccaattgtatacattccaaaagtataatttattatattttttagtttttctctttttttgaaCTAAAgtgtaaatataaaacttttatttaagtaaaaaattagaaacataTTATGAAAATGTACTTTAAAAGAGTCTTTAAAAAAGTGCAAAAAAGTAAAGTATACAATTCATTCGGGAGGGAGTATCAAAATGCATgtcatttcatattttttaattagtttaatgATCTTATAACGCTTAAAATTTCAGGACATgtaacaatttgttttcaatattttatgCACAGGACAGAAAATTGTTGATTGGCTTGcattaagttttaaaaatgtTGAGGGCATAGATCTCTTAAAGGACAAACAAGCTCTACAGCGTCTAACAGAGACCGCAGAGAAAGCTAAGATGGAGCTATCGACTCTGACTCGGGCAAATATTAGGTAAGCAACATGTAAATGTAATGTCTGGAGCTCTAAATATACAGTATTTGCAATATGTGCTTCATTCCGGTTTCTTACTAAATTTATCTTCTACAAATTTGGTTCCTCTCAGTTTGCCTTTCATTACTGCCACTGCGGATGGTCCCAAGCACATAGAAACTACTTTGACAGGGCGAAGTTTGAGGAACTATGCTCAGATCTCCTCGACAGGTACTTATAATAACCCTTTGTCCTTGTTGTAATTGTGCGTCAAAGGTCTTATCTGGTTTTTCATATGTTTTGTTTCCTTAGGCTAAAAACCCCTGTTCAAAATTCCTTGAGGGATGCAAAGCTATCAATTAGTGATATAGATGAAGTGATCCTTGTTGGTGGTTCAACCCGTATTCCTGCTGTTCAGGGAGTTGTGAAATCTTTAACAGGAAAGGATCCCAATGTCACTGTCAATCCTGATGAGGTGGTTGCTCTAGGAGCTGCAGTTCAGCTTAGATCTACTTTCTTTTGTGTTCTGGATTTCAAGGGGATATGCAGCGGTCTGATacgatttatatattttgctcTATTATAAGGCTGACGTGTTGGCTGGGGACGTTAGTGATATTGTTCTTTTGGATGTAACACCACTTTCTATTGGGCTGGAAACTCTTGGTGGTGTTATGACAAAGATCATTCCGCGGAACACAACCCTGCCCACTTCAAAATCAGAGGTAATCTCAACAGCTGCTGATGAGAAAACTAGTGTTGATATCAATGTCCTTCAAGGTGAGCAAAACTGGAGGAACTAAAAAAGGCTATTACAGAAGGTGCGACTCAAGTGATAAAGGACGCCATGGCTGCCTTGAACCAAGAAGTCATGCAGCTAGGCCAGCCCCTCTACAACCAACCCGGTGCTACACCTGGGGCTGATCCTGCCGCAGGTGGAGCAGATGGTCCATCAAAAGCATCGAACAAGGGACCGGAAGGAGATGTTATTGATGCAGATTTCACAGACAGCAAATGATAAGACAAACCTAGTAAGCGTTTTTGGTCATGACGTTTTCTAAATGGAAACGTTCTTCTCACTCTTGAAGCTCGACACTTGTCCAGGGggaattttattcagaaattgCATGATTACTGGGGTTTACTTCCGGTAACATGTGAATCTTTTGGCTTTGAGAAAAAGTTCTTATCGGATAACAGAGGATTGTTTATAAATTCCAAGGAGTCCTGTTTCTTTTTGATTGGTGGTTTGATATTTTGACCATAtagcaaatataaatatttttgtaatttttttctgaataaaaatataacataaatatttttattcagaaaaacaaaattttaaaaatatcaatttgaaatatgtggtcATACATTCTAAAAATATGTGAAGTCAAATGACTTATATAATGGAACATAGTATTCCAGAAATGCAGAATCATGCCATAAATAATTACCCTTGTATGAAGAGTATTGTGTTTTCTTGAAGCTGTGATTTGCGGCACATAAAAACTTTAACGGGTCTTTTTTCCTTGTAGACTTAACAGATCTCTCTATTTATAGGTTTGTGGACATATCAAATGCTGTTTGTTTTTTCACATAGATTATACTCATGATATTGGTGAGTGAGGGGCTGTTAATTTAAGTTCGGTTTGTTAGTTTGCATCAGCATGGTCACAAGTCTTGGTGGATGATTAATCGGCAGGGGACAAACTAATTTGTAGGGGTACGTTTTAATAGTTTTAATAATGATCGATAAAACAATAATGATCTTTCTGACACGTGTCCAAGGTACATAATAGTACCAACTCTTATGAAAATtaatagaaatttttttttttattggtggaATTGACGTGAATGCATGGGTGATCATTAGCATTAACTATTCATCCACCGGTCAAAATTAACCATTCTCTAGTGACTAATATGGTTAAATAATACTCTCTTCATCTCATTTTATGTGAGTttgtttgactttcacggagatcaagaaaaagtagtactccctccgtctcattttaatAGCCTTTTTAGAATTCGATTGTTGTCCCAATATAAGtgattttttcttgttttcatacattgtTTAGTAGGTGAATTTCAATTTTGCCCCTCATTATTGCAGTTTATATGTTCTATGCAATATAAATAGTAAAaggataaattttttttacaaatatgacaactaaaaaaaGACGAAGGAGATACTAAAAGGCCATACAACAAATTATTAAAGTCGAACCTCGGATAATTGATAGTATTATTAAAGTTGAAACAATGACAATGGTACAGCCTGACACCAAAAATATCATAGAATATTGGATAGTTCATGAGAAATAGTAGTCTAATACATTTAcgctaaaaatataaaaatatagatgaatACTTTTCAATGAAAAAAATTGCTcgtaatatattaaatcaattaTTTATTAGAGACAAGGAGTTAGACAAGAATGTTCGAATACTTGGTTAGTACTCTCCATCTTGAACATCCTTATGTCATTGATGGCTGAAAAAGCTGTGTACTAGACTACGGCTAATCAATCTTACGGAGCTTCACCACCTCCTACGGGATTATCAGTTCTTGCAGCTTACGGCGAGACCGTAAGCACCCCTGCATAGTTAAGCCGTAAGCACCTCACAGCCCACACACCAGCTTGCTAAACCCAGAACCCTTTCACAGGTTTCCTTAGTCCAGCCTTTGCAAACTCTTTTCGAATTAACTTAAAGTACTGATAGCAAAAAGGCTCTTATGAACTACAACTTCACTACGGCTACAGCGATTACATCCCCCGACCTACTACGGGACCGCAGCCCCTTGCGGCCTTGCCACTACGGCAGCCACGTCATCTCATCATCAGCTGCTTCCCATTAGTCATCCCAGATTTTACGGAAAACACTCCACCTGTCATTTTATCCCCTCCTCGTCACCTGCTTCCATTTAGTGATTCATGCAAGTTTAGTGGGACACCTCCCACCTGTCACCTAGCCCCTCCCCATCATCTACTCTACTCTACAAACAAAAACACCTGTCTTTCACTCCTGATAACCCGGATAATGACTCATCTCCATGATAATATAAAAGGAGAAAGCGAAAGCAAGATAAAGGGGGAAAAAAGAGGAAAAGGGTCCAGACAAGGGCCAAAAACCTTCTGGTGATGGCCATGATACGCTACGGCATCCTAGCAAGTTTCCATCGGCCATCAAATGGCGCCGCCGCCGGGGACCGAGCATAGTTGCCTGGTGTTACTTACCACTATATTATGATAACCATGATCACTGATATAATCTTGATGCAGGCTACAACGACATCTTGATGTGACTCTAAAGACGACATCTTGCTTCATATATACCAGACATTCCTTTACTACTGAGAAGGCATCCAAGTTTTATCAGCAAAGCATGGCAAGCCTGAACTTCAATAAAAATCATATCGACATGGATACTCAGCTCACTAATATTTAGTCATTAACACCTCACCAGGTATTGCTCTTCAACTCACCTATCTGTTGCCTTCTTGTAGTGCTCCCCTATCTTGTCCTCAAACTCGCGATCAAAAACCCCGACACgctttcttttatattattatgtttttatctaTACTTAACTTCTGCATGCATAGTTAGGAGTAGTTAAATAGTCCTGCACTTGCTCCTTTTGCCTACTCTAGCACTTGCATGTATCCTCCTTAAATTTATCAGTGGTGTGTTTGTGTAACACTCTGACACACTTATTGATGGCCAAGCTTCGTgtaattaactaattataagCCAATGTATATGCAATATAAAACTTTGCCTGCAACTGTCCAGTAATGATCACCCAGGCCGCAAAACTTCTATTTTGGATCCATCAAACATGTCGTATACATGTCCTTTGTGCAGacattaattaagaaaaaaaaaattaaaatatctgTTTTGATATCGTTTTTGTCAACTGGTAGCTTGGAGCAACTGTTACATCTTACATATAGGTAATCTATTTTCTATGTTCTGATTATGTCATCTGTTCTTCTACTTTCTATATTCACGGCCAACACTCACGCTGCGGTCCTTTAGCTTTCAATGTTTTCTTTACTAACACTTAAAATCAGTACATTATATGCTAATTTTTCGCCTTTAAGACTCCTTTCTGGTCATTTCCTTTCGTTTTTagcacaaatatatattatgtaaagtACAATTACGCTACTTTGACAACACCCTTTTACAGTGATATCGTGCTTTAGTTCTAGAGTTAGTAACTTTAACAAACAGGAGCTGAAGCGTCGAGTAAAGATGCaaagtttgtcaaaaaaaaaaaaagaaagaaaaaaaaaaccggAGATGCTATCAAGTTAAAGATGGAGGCAGTGTTAATGGTGAGTATGATTAGCGCGGTGAGCAAACAAGTCAAGGTAAGCACTCTCACTACGAATTTTACTAACGATGCTGCGACTAGTATTGATGATGCGTGTTAAGCTCTATGTTAACTGTGCATAATCTCTTTTAtggaggactgttgaaaacacgATATGTCTTGATCAGATTTATTTTGCTAAACCACTATATACATATGTGACTGTATAAACAAACAAACTTTGTGCATGAAAGGGTGACACTGTGTAATAAATGAGTAAGGCTACCGCCCTTCTTTCTTTTACACAAAACAGAGCTTCGGCCCTCACTCAATTTTCTATTTGTACTATATTCGACTGCAAATGGACAACCTTATCTTTAGGCTTTAACAGAGTACCTTGACATCATGCATTACATAATCTGTTACTTATTTATTACAAGTCTAAGATATCATTTCAAGCTGCGTTATAGCTCTCACCTtcccatatatatattaagatagATAGGCTTTAGTTTactacatgcatgcataatCTTTTGTCCACACTGTATATCCTCTTGAAAACAGTGAAACTTTTATGTGAATATTTTGAAACACATCACCTTCTTGCTCTGGAAGCCAAGGATACCAAGAGCTTTATCTTTACATTAACCCATACATATTTTCAGTTATGTTAGTTAGAGCTGTATATCGACGTCATTTTGCCTCTAATTGTTCTCGCATTACATTTTGTAGTTCAACTAATTGATCCCTCATTGTCCACACATATCCATGTCTTTATTAAGCatttaatttgttattattatttatttcaatgTATGATTTTAGTTAAACAATTACAAGGCCTAACTTTATAACCTAATCTCTACCC
This genomic window from Daucus carota subsp. sativus chromosome 7, DH1 v3.0, whole genome shotgun sequence contains:
- the LOC108193821 gene encoding probable disease resistance protein RF9 isoform X2, translating into MADAVVSFAVERLGDLLISESKLLSGVTNQVNEVRDDLKRMQNFLKEAEKRQIQDERVRGWVNEIKELAFRTEDVIELFALQAGGSGFKEALRRSACITCHLISRHKVAMDINGIKAKLADIQQSLPTFGITGLEQGETSVPQRIFYSHDVEKDFVGMEKEIDQLVSDLKKKDEKHEVVSLWGMGGQGKTTLAQKLYNHVEIRDHFEAFAWVCISQQFDREKVLKGILTQLLPDGREGEVSNMEDTELVDGLRRVQLEKKCLIVIDDIWNVDSWRMLQPAFPLGETTSGCKILLTTRYLSVAEIGSVCKIPGLTEDEGWQLLSRKTRIYDQPELLVASEMERIGRNMVRRCKGLPLAISSLGGILKGKQLVREWEKINNDITFYLAKGKGVTEDNEYYTVKRVLGLSYDNLPSRLRHCFLCFANYKEDEIIDTEELYIIWMAEGLISVEDRAQGEMMLEVAERYLDELAHRSLVTIKTYRLANESWPKHKTCVVHDLIQDMCWSKVKEEGVMNVIDLESKLDIGSRAGIVRRLCVRSYNANRDVLEPYDRQVLAQIRSLFIWNGWKLDPPVWPNNIFTLEKFKLLRVFTAKNFKLSKENVRSLSELVYLKYLSLERCELDILPASIGKLRNLETLDVRTRGGALSIPNVLWKLKLLIHLYLPRDMSVGGGAKKLRSEGLNELELFYGFNSKYCEAHDLFQLPKLKAFTGYMTVEENLTTQTIIDFGNAKLRESHHVKIGIVDSETEVGLVVLLECSFMDSLYIRASVCVIPKVYDCTRFSRRLTELTLDGFIFEENPMILLGNLPNLRFLTLSLVKNTYLDGEIVCSSVSFPKLETLFFGEYKRLRKWRLEQGAMPNLTHLFIRKCLELEMLPEAAGAAPG
- the LOC108193821 gene encoding disease resistance protein RPP8 isoform X1 — its product is MADAVVSFAVERLGDLLISESKLLSGVTNQVNEVRDDLKRMQNFLKEAEKRQIQDERVRGWVNEIKELAFRTEDVIELFALQAGGSGFKEALRRSACITCHLISRHKVAMDINGIKAKLADIQQSLPTFGITGLEQGETSVPQRIFYSHDVEKDFVGMEKEIDQLVSDLKKKDEKHEVVSLWGMGGQGKTTLAQKLYNHVEIRDHFEAFAWVCISQQFDREKVLKGILTQLLPDGREGEVSNMEDTELVDGLRRVQLEKKCLIVIDDIWNVDSWRMLQPAFPLGETTSGCKILLTTRYLSVAEIGSVCKIPGLTEDEGWQLLSRKTRIYDQPELLVASEMERIGRNMVRRCKGLPLAISSLGGILKGKQLVREWEKINNDITFYLAKGKGVTEDNEYYTVKRVLGLSYDNLPSRLRHCFLCFANYKEDEIIDTEELYIIWMAEGLISVEDRAQGEMMLEVAERYLDELAHRSLVTIKTYRLANESWPKHKTCVVHDLIQDMCWSKVKEEGVMNVIDLESKLDIGSRAGIVRRLCVRSYNANRDVLEPYDRQVLAQIRSLFIWNGWKLDPPVWPNNIFTLEKFKLLRVFTAKNFKLSKENVRSLSELVYLKYLSLERCELDILPASIGKLRNLETLDVRTRGGALSIPNVLWKLKLLIHLYLPRDMSVGGGAKKLRSEGLNELELFYGFNSKYCEAHDLFQLPKLKAFTGYMTVEENLTTQTIIDFGNAKLRESHHVKIGIVDSETEVGLVVLLECSFMDSLYIRASVCVIPKVYDCTRFSRRLTELTLDGFIFEENPMILLGNLPNLRFLTLSLVKNTYLDGEIVCSSVSFPKLETLFFGEYKRLRKWRLEQGAMPNLTHLFIRKCLELEMLPEGLKHLTSLKQLYIISMLKEFTDKIKVIDGVEGQDFYKIRHIPRIIYDFD